TGTGAGACGAGGAGAGATCTGGACCCTCGGCGACGGGCGCAAGGTCCTGATCGTCTCCCTGACCGGCTTGGAAGAGGCCTACGGTGCGGTGGTCGGGATCGTGCTGCATCCCTCCGGCCGCTATCCCGACACGGCCATGTCGGTCGTGATCGGAGACCCGATCCCGTGCACCGCGGTCGCCGTCAACCTTCAGCAGCTGCGGGTGACCCGCTTCGACGGCGCGAAGCTCCTCGGTGAGGTCGACCCTGCCGCGATGGCCCGCGTCGACCAGGCGTTGCGCGCCGCCCTGGACCTGTAATCGCCCCCTACCAGAGAACCGGTGCTGCGACGCCGTAGTGCTGGACACTGCGGGTGCAGCCGCCCCGGGGCCTTTGCCGGGGGAGGTGGAGCGGGACGAGGGCCGCTGGGGCAGGAGGTCTACCACGGGTCCTGCCAACTCGCCCGCATCATCGAGGTGGTGGACAACAAGCACCGCACCCTCTCCGTCTTCGCCACCTGCATCGAGTCCTCGGCCCCACACCGCACGGACTTCTCCGGCCTCTCCCAGTACAGGCCTCGCGGCCCTCTACGGCGCGTCCGGTGTGACCGCGGACGTACCGCCCCAACCGGCCGGATAAACGGATGGTCGGAGGCGCACGTGACGCGGCAGGATGCTCCGCATGACCTTGCCCACCCCCGAGCTGCACACCGCTCGCCTGCGACTGCGGCCGTTCACCGACGCCGACGCGACGTCGCTATACACACTGCACAGCAGCGCCAACGTGCTGCGCTACTGGGACTCCCCGCCGTGGACCGAACCGGCCCGCGCCCAGCGCTTCATCGCGACCTGCCGGACGATCGAGGAGGAAGGCACGGGAGCGCGGGTGGCCGTCGACCGCGTCTCCGACGGCGCGTTTATCGGCTGGTGCGGCCTGACCAGCTGGAACCCGGACTTCCGCAGCGCTTCCCTGGGCTACGTCTTCGACGCCGCCGCGTGGGGCCACGGCTACGCAACGGAGACCGCGTACGCCGTCCTGCGGTGGGCGTTCGACACCCTGGACCTG
This portion of the Streptomyces canus genome encodes:
- a CDS encoding GNAT family N-acetyltransferase, with the translated sequence MTLPTPELHTARLRLRPFTDADATSLYTLHSSANVLRYWDSPPWTEPARAQRFIATCRTIEEEGTGARVAVDRVSDGAFIGWCGLTSWNPDFRSASLGYVFDAAAWGHGYATETAYAVLRWAFDTLDLNRVQAETDTRNVASARVLEKLGFVREGTLREDCVVNGDVSDSWVFGLLRREWHPTADR